Genomic DNA from Burkholderia plantarii:
GCGGTACGCATGCGGCCAGTCGAAGCCGAGCGCGTGGTCGAGCCGCACCAGCAGGGCCGCGTTCGACGGCAGGCCGAGCCCGATGCCGATGTATTCGGCGATCGACACGGTCTGCGCCCAGACCACGATGGTGAGCAGGCAGAACACCGCCGCGGCCAGCTCGGCGCAGCGCAGCCGGTCGGCGACGCGCGCATAGCGGGCGATGCGGGACAGCGCGAGCAGCACGAGGCAGCAGGCCAGCGAGACCGTCACGATCTTCCAGAGCGAAACCGGCCAGCCGTGCAGGATCGAGAAGCCGCGCGCCCGCGCCCAGCGAAAATCGAATCCGATCGCCACCAGCGTCACGCCCCAGACGCCCGCGAAGGTCCCCACCGGCCGAAGTCTCATCGTGCTCCCGATCTCCTGGTTGCGTCCGCCGAGTCTAGCAGCAAGCGGCGGCCTTCCGGCGGCCCGGCAACGGCCGCGCAGCCATGCCGGGCCGCCCGCGGCGGGCGCCGCCGGCGCCTCGTGACGGCATGCGATGCAGCAAAACCGCAAGCTCGCGCGCGCCGACGTGTAAACTGCTGCCTTTTTTCGTTTCCTGCCGCATGCCGCCTTCCCCGCCGCGCACGCTTTCCGGTGCGCCCGCCCTCGTCCGTCTGCTGGCCAGCCTTGGCGACACCGGGCTGCCGCTCCCGGCCCAGGCCGCCCAGCAGCCGCTCGCCGACCGGCTCAGCCAATGGCTGAGCTGGACCGACGCGGTCACGCTGTCGTCGGTGCTCGGCGCGCCCGCCCCCGCCCCCGCCGGCGGCAGCGCACGCGCGCGCGACGACGAGGCGGCGCAGCGCTGCCGGAAGCTGCGCGCCACGCTGTCGGCGGCGATCGCCGGCGACCCCGTGCTGGCGCCCGCGCAGGCCGCACGGCGCGGCGCGGCGGCCGGCTTCGGCGCCCGGCGCGCGCAACACCGGCCGGCGCCGGACACCCCCGCCACGGACGCCGATTTCGCGGTCTATCGCCAGAGCTACCTCGCGTTGCAACAGCTGATGGACAGCGATATCGGCGAGCTGCGCACGTTCCTGCGCGGCCGGCTCGTCGCGAGTTCGCCGGCCATGGCGCGGCTCGCCGTGCTCGACGCCGCGATGGAGCGCTCGCTCGCCACGCGCGAGCGCAGCCTGTTCGGCGCCGTGCCGGGCCGGCTCGCGGCGCGCTTCGAGCGCCTGCGCCGCGAGGCGCTGGCCAATCCGGCCATCCGGACTGATCAGGCCGATCAAAGCGGTCAAAGCGATCGAGCGGATCGGGTCGAGCCAGCATCGGCACGGACATCGGCAGCCGGACAGTCCGGCGCCGACAACGCGGACCACGGCGGCCCGGCCGCGTCCGCCGGCGCGCCCGCGCCGCTCGCCTGGCTCGACACCTTCCGCAAGGATCTGCAGAGCGTCCTGCTCGCCGAACTGGAGGTTCGGTTCCAACCGGTGGAGGGGCTGCTCGCGGCCCTGCACGCCCGCTAACGCAAACCCTATGTCCAGACTTCGTATCGATCTCGTCGTGTTTCTCGCCGGCCTCGCCGTGGTGTGCTGGATCGGCGCCGGCTACCTTGCCACCAATCCGCTGGCGCTGGCCGTCACGGCCCTGATCGCGGCCTGCTACGCGGGTGGCGCGTTCGAACTGCACCGCTACCGGCAGGCCACCGCGAACCTCGCGCGCGCGCTCGCGCTGCCGGCCGCGCCGGCCTCGTCCGGCGCCTGGCTCGACGCGCTGCACCCGAGCCTGCGCGGCGCCGTGCGCGCGCGCCTCGACGGCGAGCGCGCCGCGCTGCCCGGCCCCGCGCTGACGCCCTATCTGGTCGGCCTGCTGGTGCTGCTCGGCATGCTCGGCACGCTGCTCGGCATGGTGGCGACGCTGCGCGGCACCAGCGCGGCGCTCGACGGCGCCACCGGCCTCGACGCGATCCGCGTCGCGCTCTATGCGCCGATCCGCGGGCTCGGCTTCGCGTTCGGCACCTCGATCGCCGGCGTCGCGAGTTCCGCCATGCTCGGGCTGCTCTCGGCGCTGTGCCGCCGCGAGCGGCTGGAAGTCGCCCAGCGCCTGGACGCGCAGCTCGCCACCACGCTGCGTCCGTTCACGCAGGCGCAACAGCGCGAGGCCGGTTTCCTGATGATGCAGCGGCAGGCCGAGGCGCTGCCCACGCTGGTCGCGCGCCTGGAAACCCTGATCGCCGGCATCGAGCGCCAGAGCACGACGCTCGGCGAGCACCAGATGGCCGGCCAGCAGGCGTTCCTCGCCAGCGCCGAGGCCAGCTACACGCGCCTGGCCGCCACGCTCGGCGACGCCCTGACGGCGAGCGCCGAGCACAGCGCGCGCGCCGCCGGCGCGGCGATCGCGCCGGTGGTGGAGGCGGCCATGGCCGGTCTCGCGCGCGAAAGCGCCGCCCTGCACGGCTCGCTGACGCAGGCCGTGGAGCGCCAGCTCGACGGCCTCACCACCGGCTTCGAGTCCAACGCCACGCGCGTGGCCGGGATCTGGACCGAGGCGCTCGACGCGCAGCGCCGCTGGGGCGACACGCTCGCGCACGACCTGCGCGGCGCGCTGGACGGTTTCAACAGCAGCTTCGAGGCACGCTCGACGGCCCTGCTGCGCGAGGTCGGCACGCAGCAGGCGACGGCCGCGGACGGCGTCTCGCAGGCGTGGCAGGCCGCGCTGGCGCGCCAGGAGCAGACCGGCGAGAAGCTGGCCGGCGAGCAGCGGCAGGCGCTCGCGGCCGCGGCCGACACCTTCGGGCGGCAGGCGGCCGGGCTGCTGCGCGAGCTGGGCACGGCGCAGGCCGACTGGCAGGCGCGGCTCGCCGAGCGCGACGACACGCGGCTCAAGGCCTGGACGGCCGAGCTCGCCGCGCTCGGCGCGGCGCTGCGCGGCGAATGGCATACGCTCAACGCACAGGCGGCGCAGCAGCAGCAGGCCGTCTGCGCGACGCTCGAACGGACCGCCGGCAGCCTCGTCGCGCAGGCCGAGACGCAGACCAGCCGCACGCTCGCCGAAATCGCGCGCGCCGCCACCACCACGTCCGCCGCGTGGCAGACGGCGAGCGCGCAGGCAGCCGAGCGGCAACAGGCGCTCGGCGAGGCGCTCGAACGGACCACGCACGGCATCGCGGCGCAGGCCGAGGCGCAGGCCGCGCGCACCATCGCCGAAATCAAGCGCGCGGCCGACACGGCGTCGGCCGCGTGGCTCGCGGCGAGTACGCAGGCGGCCGAGCGTCAGGAAGCCGTGTGCGACGCGCTCGCGAAGACCGCCGGCGAGATCGCCGCGCAAACCGAAGCGCAGGCCAGCGGCACCATCGCCGAGATCGCGCGCGCGGCGGAAGCCAATGCCTCGGCATGGAAGGCCGCTTCGACCGAAGCCGCCGAGCGCCAGCAAACCATCTGCGACGCGCTCGCGAAAACCGCCACCGAGATCGCCACGCAAACCGAAGCACACGCCAGCGGCACCATCGCCGAGATCGCGCGCGCGGCCGAAGCCAATGCCTCGGCATGGAAGGCCGCTTCGACCGAAGCCGCCGAGCGCCAGCAAACCATCTGCGACGCGCTCGCGAAGACCGCCGCCGAGATCGCCGCGCAAACCGAAGCACACGCCAGCGGCACCATCGCCGAGATCGCGCGCGCGGCCGAAGCCAATGCCTCGGCATGGAAAGCCGCATCGACCGAAGCCGCCGAGCGCCAGCAAACCATCTGCGACGCGCTCGCGAAAACCGCCACCGAGATCGCCGCCCACACCGAAACGCACGCGAACGGCACGATCGCCGAGATCGCGCGCCTGGCCGACGCGGCCGCCGACGCGCCGCGCGCCGCCGCGGAGATCGTCGGCGAGCTGCGCCGCAAGCTCTCCGAGAGCATGGTGCAGGACACCGCGATGCTCGAGGAGCGCGCGCGCCTGCTCTCGACCGTCGCCACGCTGCTCGACGCCGTCAGCCACGCGAGCACCGAGCAGCGCGACGCCATCGACGCGCTGGTGCAGACCTCGGCCGGCCTGATGGAGCGCGTGGGCACGCGCTTCGACGAGCAGGTCGCGGCCGGCGCGCAGGCGCTCGACGGCGTGGCCGCGCAGGTCACCGGCAGCGCGGTCGAGATGGCCAGCCTGGCCGATGCGTTCGGCCAGGCCGTGCAGCAGTTCGGCGCGACCAACGATCAGTTGATGACCCAACTCCAGCGCATCGAGGCGGCGCTCGACCAGTCGCTCGCGCGCAGTGACGAGCAGCTCGCCTACTACGTCGCGCAGGCCAAGGACGTGATCGACCTGAGCCTGCTCTCGCAGAAGCAGATCGTCGACAACCTGCAGCGCATCGGCGGGACGAACGCGGCATGAACGACGAGATCGAAGGCGGCGTGGAGCCGACCGCGCCCGTCTGGGCCGCGTTCGGCGACCTGATGGCGGCGCTGCTCGGCGCGTTCGTGCTGATCCTGGTCGGCGTGATCGGGCTGCAGCTCGAAGCCTCGTCGCGGCTCGCCGACGAGGTGAAGCAGCGGCAGCTCGAAACGCAGCGGCGCAAGACGCTCGAGCAGGCGCTGGCCGGCCCGCTCGCGGCAGGCCGCGTGACGCTGGTGGACGGCCGCATCGGCATCAGCGGCAACGTGCTGTTCGCCGTGAATTCCGACCAGTTGCAGCCGCAGGGCAGCGAGCTGCTGCGCAGCCTCGCCGGGCCGCTGAGCGCCTATCTGCGCGACCGCGACCAGATCCTGATGGTCAGCGGTTTCGCCGACGACCAGCAGGTCCACGCCGGCAACCATCGCTTCGCCGACAACTGGGAACTCTCGGCCGAACGCGCGCTGACGGTCACGCGCGCGTTCATCGATGCCGGCGTGCCCGCCGCGTCGGTGTTCGCGGCGGCGTTCGGCTCCGAACAGCCGGTCAGCTCGAACGCCGACGAGGCGGGCCGCGCGAGAAACCGCCGCGTGGAGATCGCCGCGGTGCCGCGCCCGACGAGTTCGGTGGCCGCCGCCGCGCAGGCTTCGGCCGCTTCGCGCCCCGCCGCCGCGACGGGCAACGCGCATGAGTGACGCGCTCCCGCCCGGGCGCGCCGAGGCCCCGGCACCCGATGCCGCGCCGCGCGGCTCCACCGCGATCGAGGCCCGGCTCGCCGCGTGGCGCGCGCACGGCGCCGACCGGCTCGCCCCCGTGCGTTTCGCCGCGCTCGACGCGCTGGCACGGCGCGCCAGTACGCATGCGGGCGCGGCGCGGCGCGTGCTGGACGCGCGGCTCGATGCCCGGCTCGCCGATTACGCGGCCATCGTCGAACGTGCGGCAACGCACGAACCCGTCACCGCCGCGCCTGCCGAAGCGAGGCCGGCGCGCCATGCATTCGCGGCACTGCGCGACGACGTCGCGCGCGCCGCGCGCCGCGGGCCGCCCGCCGAACTGCTCGATTATTTCCGTGAAGTCTGGTCGAAGCTAAGCGCCGACCAGCAGGTGCAGCAGTCGCTCGACCGCGTGCCGAAGAACGCCGGGCCGCTCAATTCGAGCAGCCTCGTGCATCGCGCGCTGCTGTCGATGCGCGAGCTGTCGCCCGACTATCTGCGCCAGTTCCTCGCCTATGCCGACGCGCTGTCGTGGCTCGAGGATCTGCATGGCGACGCGGCCTCGACGCAGAAGGAAGCGCCGCGCGCGACGGCCGGCGCGCCGAGGAAAACCCGGCGCGCGAAGGCGCGATAGGCGCGATAGGCGCGAACGGCGTGCCGCGCGACGGCAAGCTGCACCGCATCGCACCGTGTCGCGCCGCCTGACACGGCGGCGCCCCGACTCACGTTCGCCCAAGCGCCACGTTCGTGCGCCTCGCGACACGCCGCCGGGAACCCGGCGCGGCGCGCCTGAAACCACCCGGATCGCCCCCTTCGCCCCCTTCGCCGTCGTGACGCGGCTGCCGCACGGTGTTCGCGTCCAGATCGCGGCGCCACTCCCGTGTGCAACGCAGCATTGTTAAATAAAGATAAATCGAGACGCCAAACCTTTGCGCGATTAAACCTGCACCGCCGCGCGCCGTTATTGCTCATCAGATGGCCTTCATCGCCACGACCGACAAACCGAGCGCGTCGGCTTTGAGAGAACTTCCTTCACGTCTCGGAAAAGCTATTCGGAATCCATTGGTATGAGCAATAAGAAGATGTCGGTCAAGGTAAAACTCTATGGCGCGTTCGCCGTGCTGGCGGCCGTGGTCGCGATCGTATCGGCGATCTCGCTGGCGATGCTTGGCAGCGCGAACGATCGCTTCATGCGTTTCGTATCCGGCGTCAACGCGCGCGCGATGCTGACGCATCAGGTGCGCAACGCCGTGGACCGGCGCGCCATCGCGGCGCGCAACATGGCGCTCGCCGTGCGTCCCGCGGATTTCCAGCTGGAGAAGGAGGTGGAGGCGCAGGCCGACCATGAGGTCGAGTCGAACCTTTCGAAACTCAATGAGTTGATCGCGAACGGCCAGGACACCAGCCCGAGGGCACGCGACCTGGTGGGCGAGATCAACCGGATCGAGGCGGCCTACCGCCCGGTCGCCCAGGGGATCGTCGATCTTGCCGTGGCCGGCAAGCGCGACGACGCGATCACCAAGATCAACGACGAGTGCCGGCCGCTGCTGGCCGCGCTGGTCAAGGCCACCGACGCCTATCAGGCGGCCGCGCGCGAGCGCGCCGACGGGATGCTGCGCGAGTCCGCGGAGCGCTACGCGTTGCAGCGCAACCTGCTGGTGGCGATCTGTCTGGCGGCGATCGCGATGGCGGTGATCGCGGGGCTCTTGATCACGCGCGGCCTGATGCGCTCGCTCGGCGCCGAGCCGGACGACCTGAATGCCGTGGCGCGCCGCGTGGCCGACGGCGACCTGAGCCGCGTGGCGGGCGGCGAGCACGCGCCCGAGGGCAGCGTGCTGGCCTCGATGGCGCAGATGCAGACCAGCCTCGTCGACCTGATCGGCCAGGTGCGCTCGGCCGCCGACGGCATCGCGACCGGTTCGAGCCAGATCGCCTCGGGCAACGTCGACCTGTCCGCGCGCACCGAGCAGCAGGCCGCCTCGCTGCAGGAAACCGCCTCCAGCATGGAGCAGCTGACGTCCACCGTGCGCCAGAACGCCGAGAACTCGCAGCAGGCCAGCATGCTCTCGACCAACGCCTCGGAAGTGGCGGTGAAGGGCAGCCAGGTGGTGGGCCAGGTGGTCAGCACGATGGGCGACATCAGCGCCAGCTCCACGCGCATCGCCGACATCACCGGCATCATCGAGGGCATCGCGTTCCAGACCAACATCCTCGCGCTGAACGCGGCGGTGGAAGCCGCGCGCGCCGGCGAACAGGGCCGCGGCTTCGCGGTGGTGGCCAGCGAGGTGCGTTCGCTCGCGCAGCGCTCGTCGAGCGCCGCCAAGGAAATCAAGGAACTGATCGGCGAATCGGTGCGCAAGATCGCGGAAGGCTCGTCGCTCGCGACCACGGCCGGCGCGACCATGTCCGAGGTGACCCAGGCGGTGGCGCGCGTGACCGACATCATGGGCGAGATCGCCTCGGCCTCGCAGGAGCAGAGCCGCGGCATCGAGCAGGTCAACCTCGCCATCACGCAGATGGACTCCGTCACGCAGCAGAACGCGGCGCTGGTCGAGGAAGCGGCGGCGGCGTCGAAGTCGCTCGAAGGCCAGGGCCGCCATCTGACCGAGGCGGTGGCGTTCTTCCGCGTCGGCGAGAGCGCTTGACGCAAGGCGCCTCGGGCGAGCCGACCGACGGGGCGGCGCCCGCCGCTTGGTCGTCACCCTCGGCCTCGTCACCCTCGGCGCCGTCATCGCGGCCGAGCTCGTGCCGCATGACGTGCTCGCCGGCTGGTTCGTGCCGATCAGCGCGACGCCGGCGCGGCGCACCACGCGCCGTGGCCGGCCTCGTGCCGCGGCGACGCCACCGACGCGATGGGCGGCGACAAGCGGCCGGCCTCGCGCCTCACCCGCGCGCCGCCGGCGCCCTCGCCCACGCGTCCAGCGCCCGCGCGAGCCGCGCCACCACGCGCGTCCATCCCTCGTCGCCCCACTGCCGGAACAGGCGCACGCTGCCCGGATACCACGGCGAATCCTCGCGCGCCTGCATCCAGCGCCAGTCCACGTCGCGCGCCGGCAGCAGCACCCAGCACGGCACGCCCAGCGACGCGGCGAGATGGACGGCGGCCGTATCCACGCCGATCAGCAGGTCCAGTTGCGCGATCACGGCCGC
This window encodes:
- a CDS encoding methyl-accepting chemotaxis protein; this translates as MSNKKMSVKVKLYGAFAVLAAVVAIVSAISLAMLGSANDRFMRFVSGVNARAMLTHQVRNAVDRRAIAARNMALAVRPADFQLEKEVEAQADHEVESNLSKLNELIANGQDTSPRARDLVGEINRIEAAYRPVAQGIVDLAVAGKRDDAITKINDECRPLLAALVKATDAYQAAARERADGMLRESAERYALQRNLLVAICLAAIAMAVIAGLLITRGLMRSLGAEPDDLNAVARRVADGDLSRVAGGEHAPEGSVLASMAQMQTSLVDLIGQVRSAADGIATGSSQIASGNVDLSARTEQQAASLQETASSMEQLTSTVRQNAENSQQASMLSTNASEVAVKGSQVVGQVVSTMGDISASSTRIADITGIIEGIAFQTNILALNAAVEAARAGEQGRGFAVVASEVRSLAQRSSSAAKEIKELIGESVRKIAEGSSLATTAGATMSEVTQAVARVTDIMGEIASASQEQSRGIEQVNLAITQMDSVTQQNAALVEEAAAASKSLEGQGRHLTEAVAFFRVGESA
- a CDS encoding DUF2894 domain-containing protein; protein product: MSDALPPGRAEAPAPDAAPRGSTAIEARLAAWRAHGADRLAPVRFAALDALARRASTHAGAARRVLDARLDARLADYAAIVERAATHEPVTAAPAEARPARHAFAALRDDVARAARRGPPAELLDYFREVWSKLSADQQVQQSLDRVPKNAGPLNSSSLVHRALLSMRELSPDYLRQFLAYADALSWLEDLHGDAASTQKEAPRATAGAPRKTRRAKAR
- a CDS encoding OmpA family protein; the protein is MNDEIEGGVEPTAPVWAAFGDLMAALLGAFVLILVGVIGLQLEASSRLADEVKQRQLETQRRKTLEQALAGPLAAGRVTLVDGRIGISGNVLFAVNSDQLQPQGSELLRSLAGPLSAYLRDRDQILMVSGFADDQQVHAGNHRFADNWELSAERALTVTRAFIDAGVPAASVFAAAFGSEQPVSSNADEAGRARNRRVEIAAVPRPTSSVAAAAQASAASRPAAATGNAHE
- a CDS encoding DUF3348 domain-containing protein; the encoded protein is MRCSKTASSRAPTCKLLPFFVSCRMPPSPPRTLSGAPALVRLLASLGDTGLPLPAQAAQQPLADRLSQWLSWTDAVTLSSVLGAPAPAPAGGSARARDDEAAQRCRKLRATLSAAIAGDPVLAPAQAARRGAAAGFGARRAQHRPAPDTPATDADFAVYRQSYLALQQLMDSDIGELRTFLRGRLVASSPAMARLAVLDAAMERSLATRERSLFGAVPGRLAARFERLRREALANPAIRTDQADQSGQSDRADRVEPASARTSAAGQSGADNADHGGPAASAGAPAPLAWLDTFRKDLQSVLLAELEVRFQPVEGLLAALHAR
- a CDS encoding DUF802 domain-containing protein, whose translation is MSRLRIDLVVFLAGLAVVCWIGAGYLATNPLALAVTALIAACYAGGAFELHRYRQATANLARALALPAAPASSGAWLDALHPSLRGAVRARLDGERAALPGPALTPYLVGLLVLLGMLGTLLGMVATLRGTSAALDGATGLDAIRVALYAPIRGLGFAFGTSIAGVASSAMLGLLSALCRRERLEVAQRLDAQLATTLRPFTQAQQREAGFLMMQRQAEALPTLVARLETLIAGIERQSTTLGEHQMAGQQAFLASAEASYTRLAATLGDALTASAEHSARAAGAAIAPVVEAAMAGLARESAALHGSLTQAVERQLDGLTTGFESNATRVAGIWTEALDAQRRWGDTLAHDLRGALDGFNSSFEARSTALLREVGTQQATAADGVSQAWQAALARQEQTGEKLAGEQRQALAAAADTFGRQAAGLLRELGTAQADWQARLAERDDTRLKAWTAELAALGAALRGEWHTLNAQAAQQQQAVCATLERTAGSLVAQAETQTSRTLAEIARAATTTSAAWQTASAQAAERQQALGEALERTTHGIAAQAEAQAARTIAEIKRAADTASAAWLAASTQAAERQEAVCDALAKTAGEIAAQTEAQASGTIAEIARAAEANASAWKAASTEAAERQQTICDALAKTATEIATQTEAHASGTIAEIARAAEANASAWKAASTEAAERQQTICDALAKTAAEIAAQTEAHASGTIAEIARAAEANASAWKAASTEAAERQQTICDALAKTATEIAAHTETHANGTIAEIARLADAAADAPRAAAEIVGELRRKLSESMVQDTAMLEERARLLSTVATLLDAVSHASTEQRDAIDALVQTSAGLMERVGTRFDEQVAAGAQALDGVAAQVTGSAVEMASLADAFGQAVQQFGATNDQLMTQLQRIEAALDQSLARSDEQLAYYVAQAKDVIDLSLLSQKQIVDNLQRIGGTNAA